The Terriglobales bacterium genome includes a region encoding these proteins:
- a CDS encoding DUF2752 domain-containing protein: MASGTFPGLVSALWRPAGVRSPAPDCYRLFFNPFATWGSLAMLLLVSHLPPDGAGIPVCFFRAVTGLPCPGCGLTRALSSLIQGNPAAAFFYHPFAFILLPLFVIAAAHNFLPAGVRQQLAEFCGRHDRIIRLGYHGFIYSLLVFGVLRMLAYATAGKLGV, from the coding sequence ATGGCCTCAGGCACATTTCCCGGTTTGGTCTCGGCCCTCTGGCGCCCCGCGGGGGTGCGCTCCCCCGCGCCCGACTGCTACCGCCTGTTCTTCAATCCCTTTGCCACCTGGGGATCGCTGGCCATGCTGCTGCTGGTTTCGCACCTTCCGCCCGACGGCGCTGGCATTCCGGTGTGCTTCTTCCGTGCGGTGACAGGACTGCCCTGTCCCGGATGCGGCCTCACCCGCGCCCTTTCTTCGCTGATCCAGGGAAATCCGGCCGCGGCCTTCTTCTACCATCCCTTTGCCTTCATCCTCTTGCCCCTGTTTGTGATTGCGGCGGCTCACAACTTCCTCCCTGCGGGAGTCCGGCAACAGCTTGCGGAGTTCTGCGGCCGCCATGACCGGATCATCCGACTTGGCTACCACGGATTCATCTATTCGTTATTGGTGTTTGGGGTCCTGCGAATGCTGGCCTACGCAACCGCTGGCAAGCTGGGAGTTTAG